The Antedon mediterranea chromosome 7, ecAntMedi1.1, whole genome shotgun sequence genome has a segment encoding these proteins:
- the LOC140054061 gene encoding glutamate receptor ionotropic, kainate 2-like codes for MDLYQTKMDINFVSRILVFLELLSVFKGNGEVIKIGGLFTGGSDISVEERAFRFAINETSMGNTFWFDLQPEIMYIDNLEDSFECAQKACELLNKGVVAVFAPQSSAGAVAVESVCSSFSVPIIECRWDYQRRHNYASFNLYPQHNLLGQALKDLAQYFKMTKIAILYQYDEGLVRLQELLTVCNFKQGQVIIKKMMGPDFRQLLQEIKRSGISNIIVDCDDETLPLFLNQTMQVQMLRYEFHYVFTSLNMHMIDMSLYAGDNVNISSFRLLDDDNKDVEEVIQKWKREHYQTSMSTKAALIYDGVMLIAEALRDRENMIVPQNLDCKSDETWEHGETMADSIEMATFASSPFSTLTGKLAFDVDMEGVRENITFIYNQLSGGVMAKFGTWDQAIGLNVSDGRTNHTMDLANRTLIVTTVLEKPYVMEKESSKALEGNDRYEGYCIDLLEEIAKSIKFDYKIALVPDGDYGTENVDGNWSGMVGELVKKNADLAVAPLTINYDRETAIDFSKPYMHLGISILYRVPEPQDPGIFSFLDPLSFDVWLYVLLAFVSVSMTMFVLARFSPYEWFNSHPCNPEYDRVENQFNLLNCMWFAFGGLMQQGSEINPRAFSTRVLSGFWWFFSLILISSYTANLAAFLTVERMISPIQNADDLAGQTTIRYGTRDGGSSVAFFEESTIPTYKKMWDFMSSNRDEVLMTNYSEGINRVLTQKKYAFLMESTMIEYIVAENCKNLTQIGGLLNSRGYGIGTQLGSPYRDEITKVILRLQEDGKLIAMQNKWWKKEQCEREDSTKEDANELGLKNIGGIFLVLLFGLAIGVFLAFGEFLWKSRQNAELDKKSMCAEMAAELRFALRCNSKKQDRKSLELDGYLSPPFQSAMNGQTVQMMDSLT; via the exons CATGTGAACTTCTAAATAAAGGCGTTGTTGCAGTTTTTGCACCCCAATCGAGTGCCGGCGCTGTTGCCGTTGAATCTGTGTGCAGTTCCTTTTCTGTTCCAATAATTGAGTGTCGGTGGGACTATCAACGACGGCATAATTATGCTTCGTTCAATTTATATCCACAACACAATTTGTTAGGCCAAGCTTTAAAAGACTTAGCACAATATTTCAAGATGACAAAAATAGCAATTTTGTACCAGTACGATGAAG GATTAGTTAGACTTCAAGAATTACTGACCGTTTGTAATTTCAAACAAGGTCAAGTGATTATTAAGAAAATGATGGGACCTGATTTTAGACAGTTACTGCAAGAAATAAAACGATCTGGAATATCAAACATAATAGTGGATTGTGACGACGAAACTCTTCCATTGTTTTTAAATCAG acTATGCAGGTTCAGATGCTTCGCTACGAATTCCACTATGTATTTACATCACTG aataTGCATATGATTGATATGAGTTTATATGCGGGAGATAACGTAAATATTTCAAGTTTTCGACTTCTTGATGACGACAATAAAGATGTTGAAGAAGTGATTCAAAAGTGGAAGAGAGAGCATTACCAGACAAGTATGTCG ACGAAAGCGGCATTGATATATGATGGGGTAATGTTGATAGCTGAAGCGTTACGAGATCGGGAAAACATGATTGTGCCACAAAACCTGGACTGTAAATCTGATGAAACGTGGGAACATGGTGAAACTATGGCCGATTCTATAGAAATG gCGACATTTGCATCGTCTCCATTTTCAACATTAACTGGAAAGTTAGCTTTTGATGTCGACATGGAAGGAGTCCGTGAAAACATTACGTTTATATACAATCAATTATCGGGTGGGGTAATGGCAAAG TTTGGTACATGGGATCAGGCAATCGGTCTGAACGTGTCAGACGGACGGACAAACCACACCATGGATTTGGCTAATAGAACACTTATTGTTACAACAGTATTG GAAAAGCCTTACGTAATGGAAAAAGAGTCGAGTAAAGCTCTTGAAGGCAACGATAGATATGAAGGTTACTGTATAGATTTACTAGAAGAAATTGCAAAATCGATCaaatttgattataaaataGCTCTGGTTCCAGATGGTGATTATGGAACAGAAAACGTAGATGGAAACTGGAGTGGAATGGTCGGAGAACTTGTCAAGAAA AATGCGGATTTAGCCGTTGCTCCTCTTACAATAAACTACGATCGTGAAACAGCCATTGATTTTTCTAAACCATACATGCATTTAGGCATCAGTATTCTTTACCGTGTACCTGAGCCTCAAGATCCGGGTATATTCTCCTTTCTAGATCCACTTTCGTTCGACGTCTGGCTATACGTGCTTCTCGCGTTTGTGTCCGTCAGTATGACTATGTTCGTGTTGGCACGTTTTAGCCCGTACGAATGGTTTAATTCCCATCCCTGTAACCCAGAGTACGACCGAGTGGAAAACCAGTTCAACTTGCTCAATTGTATGTGGTTTGCGTTTGGTGGACTAATGCAACAAGGCTCAGAGATTAATCCAAGAGCCTTTTCCACAAGAGTGTTGAGCGGATTCTGGTGGTTTTTCTCCTTGATCTTGATATCGTCATATACAGCGAATTTAGCTGCTTTTCTAACTGTTGAAAGAATGATATCACCAATTCAGAATGCCGATGATCTAGCAGGGCAGACTACTATTCGGTATGGGACTCGAGACGGTGGCTCTAGTGTGGCCTTCTTTGAG GAGTCTACAATTCCTACGTATAAAAAGATGTGGGATTTTATGTCCTCAAATCGTGATGAAGTACTCATGACAAATTATTCAGAAGGTATCAACCGAGTTTTAACACAAAAGAAGTATGCTTTCCTAATGGAATCGACTATGATAGAATACATTGTAGCAGAAAACTGTAAAAACCTGACACAGATTGGTGGATTATTAAATTCAAGAGGTTACGGAATTGGAACACAGTTAG GCTCCCCTTACCGTGATGAAATTACAAAGGTAATATTAAGATTACAAGAAGATGGAAAGTTGATTGCGATGCAAAATAAATGGTGGAAGAAAGAGCAGTGTGAGCGAGAAGATTCGACGAAAGAAGACGCCAACGAACTAGGGTTGAAAAATATAGGAGGCATATTTCTTGTCTTACTGTTTGGCCTAGCAATTGGGGTGTTCTTAGCATTTGGAGAATTTCTCTGGAAGTCGAGACAGAACGCCGAGTTGGATAAG AAATCAATGTGTGCAGAAATGGCGGCAGAACTACGATTCGCTTTACGTTGTAATTCCAAAAAACAAGATAGGAAATCACTTGAACTTGATGGTTACCTGTCTCCGCCATTTCAAAGCGCAATGAACGGGCAAACAGTTCAAATGATGGACAGTCTAACATAG
- the LOC140054208 gene encoding glutamate receptor ionotropic, kainate 2-like, producing MTTNVRINSCCSSIWFVFVIFHHHTVTQISSLKLGAVFKERGNDSVTDEEFIFRYAINQTDIEPESIYLQPDENILDVKQKVCLAHKNGMISVVGPSTMYDTFNVKTVSNSLSIPYIDTQWTPYRSDKQLVLNMMPDNNIFLDAILDLIKFYKWKTLTLLYEDDKGLLKFKGLFEKASDLGINIMISRLVDEYESVLKNVKTSTISNVIIDCSQDSLAHILAKMSENLMFEYYHLIFTSFDFHLYSRIFDDYMGIGLRVTSLQLFDTEEESIRMLSDVVEMNNGISRLTIQSALMYDAVKLVDRALDISKQQGKEIKKPRDVDCDSIITNETWRHSTKMFNALRKGASGYNGVTGPFSFNSNGMREDVHFYIYEYTPEAKINFGTWNTTSGLVKRKEEPGQNPNVIKKRLRVTSVLAKPFVMVKDTSVSEGVEYEGYCIELLDYLAQMLDFEYNLTLVEDGNYGILDPKTGKWNGMVGELIDKKADLAVAPLTINLAREKVIGFSKPYKYLGLSILYNIHEAKSPGIFSFLNPLSFDVWLYILIAFLSVSIMLFLVARFSPYEWYNSHPCNPECDVVENQFTFLNCMWFSFGGIMQQGSELTPKAFSTRALSGFYWFFSLILLCSYTANLAAFLTVNRMTSPIQNAEDLARQTAIEYGTLSSGATELFLKRSSIPTFEKMWQFMSNKPEVFVKTEEEGVNRVLSADEDYAFLMESTATEYYISQYCRNLTRIGGLLNTISYGIGTPLGSKLRDRLTQSILQLQENGTLIEMENKWWQKGNYKSDTCKAYEIGDDDNRLGYENIGGVFVVLVIGIAFSLFAVVSEFLWKSRQYAEIEKRSMCQEMRSSMWFALNCKQTGRRKRLNSNIDLDHKLSNPFTTSVR from the exons ACGAGGAATTCATCTTCCGTTATGCAATTAATCAAACAGATATTGAACCAGAATCCATTTACCTCCAAccagatgaaaacattttagaTGTCAAACAAAAAG tgtGCTTAGCGCACAAGAATGGTATGATTTCAGTGGTCGGGCCGTCCACGATGTATGATACTTTTAATGTTAAAACAGTCAGCAATTCGTTAAGTATCCCATATATTGATACACAATGGACGCCATATCGATCAGACAAGCAACTCGTATTGAATATGATGcctgataataatatattcCTGGACGCCATCTTGGATCTGATTAAGTTTTATAAATGGAAAACGTTGACCTTATTATACGAAGACGATAAAG GTCTTTTGAAATTTAAAGGACTTTTTGAAAAGGCGTCTGATTTAGGAATTAACATAATGATAAGTCGGTTAGTTGACGAATATGAAAGTGTACTAAAGAACGTGAAAACATCAACAATCTCCAATGTCATCATAGACTGTAGTCAAGATTCATTGGCGCATATCTTAGCAAAG ATGAGTGAAAATCTTATGTTTGAATATTATCACCTGATATTTACATCGTTT GATTTTCATCTGTATTCAAGAATATTTGACGATTATATGGGAATAGGATTAAGAGTGACGTCATTACAGTTATTTGACACGGAAGAGGAGTCAATACGCATGCTCAGTGATGTAGTTGAAATGAATAATGGCATATCTAGGTTGACG ATTCAGTCAGCTCTGATGTACGATGCGGTGAAATTAGTTGATCGTGCTTTAGATATAAGCAAGCAACAAGGTAAAGAGATCAAGAAACCTAGAGACGTAGATTGTGATTCAATAATCACAAATGAAACGTGGCGACACAGCACTAAGATGTTCAACGCGTTACGTAAG GGAGCATCTGGATACAATGGTGTAACGGGACCATTTAGCTTCAATTCAAACGGAATGCGAGAAGatgttcatttttatatttatgaatATACACCTGAGGCTAAAATAAACTTTGGTACTTGGAACACGACTAGCGGATTGGTAAAAAGAAAAGAGGAACCAGGGCAAAACCCCAATGTTATCAAGAAAAGACTTCGAGTCACATCGGTACTG GCAAAACCGTTTGTAATGGTGAAGGATACATCAGTAAGTGAAGGTGTGGAGTATGAAGGCTATTGTATTGAGCTGCTTGATTACTTAGCTCAGATGTTGGACTTTGAGTACAACTTGACATTAGTGGAAGATGGTAACTATGGCATACTGGATCCGAAAACTGGCAAATGGAATGGAATGGTTGGAGAACTCATAGATAAA aaAGCGGATTTGGCAGTAGCTCCTCTGACAATCAACCTAGCACGAGAGAAGGTCATCGGTTTCTCGAAGCCATATAAATACCTAGGTTTGAGTATTCTGTATAACATCCACGAAGCCAAGAGTCCTGGAATATTCTCCTTCTTAAACCCTCTATCATTCGACGTCTGGCTATACATACTTATAGCCTTTCTTAGCGTCAGTATCATGTTGTTTTTAGTGGCAAGATTTAGCCCTTACGAATGGTACAACTCTCACCCGTGCAACCCAGAATGCGATGTTGTTGAGAATCAATTCACCTTTCTAAACTGCATGTGGTTCTCCTTTGGAGGTATCATGCAACAGGGATCTGAGTTGACACCGAAGGCGTTCTCGACTCGGGCATTGAGTGGATTCTATTGGTTTTTCTCACTAATTCTTTTATGCTCGTATACTGCGAATTTGGCGGCATTTTTGACAGTGAACCGGATGACGTCACCTATCCAGAACGCAGAGGATCTTGCAAGGCAGACGGCAATTGAGTACGGGACATTATCAAGTGGCGCCACAGAATTATTTTTAAAG AGATCGAGTATTCCGACATTTGAAAAGATGTGGCAATTTATGTCAAACAAACCAGAGGTGTTTGTGAAGACGGAAGAAGAAGGAGTAAATCGGGTTTTAAGTGCCGATGAAGATTACGCCTTCTTAATGGAGTCTACGGCTACTGAATATTATATTTCACAATACTGTCGAAATCTGACGAGGATTGGTGGTCTATTAAATACAATTAGTTATGGAATTGGAACCCCACTTG GATCAAAATTAAGGGACAGACTCACTCAATCTATTCTTCAGCTTCAAGAGAATGGTACTCTGATAGAAATGGAGAATAAATGGTGGCAGAAAGGTAACTACAAGAGTGATACTTGCAAAGCTTATGAAATAGGCGACGATGACAACCGTCTAGGCTATGAGAACATTGGCGGAGTGTTTGTTGTGCTTGTTATTGGCATTGCATTTAGCCTATTTGCTGTTGTTTCCGAATTCCTTTGGAAGAGCCGACAGTATGCTGAAATTGAAAAG CGTTCCATGTGCCAAGAGATGAGATCGTCCATGTGGTTTGCGTTGAACTGTAAACAGACCGGAAGAAGAAAACGACTGAATTCAAATATTGACTTAGATCATAAGTTATCAAATCCATTTACAACGTCGGTTAGATGA